Proteins encoded within one genomic window of Thalassophryne amazonica chromosome 23, fThaAma1.1, whole genome shotgun sequence:
- the LOC117505272 gene encoding doublesex- and mab-3-related transcription factor A1-like produces the protein MSNHLQGRHLRCQRRTDTHSLRWTVGEFYLQSQKAMDSRIRPLAVVGSAAGPTLSVSGLQVPASILRPAPLFLRSCNPALERGYPRTPKCARCRNHGVVSALKGHKRFCSWRDCVCAKCTLIAERQRVMAAQVALRRQQAQEETEARELRFLYPGTGMSGGIGIPEGSSAVPSGTNSTSTATSFEVFRAQNQKDDYKINTFYNGFTGGHLFAPRTTRVAPPEDETQPSPCNDGVGSSSERSESPQRPLSSSDPDSGSESVQKPDHRPGQEQNPNDFMAKIFPQQKREALESMVRTCQGDIVKSIELVLLSSKENKMNCESSSLSAPPAAGLSGTLSTSGNKSAFSPIYVPPTAAGEDSLYGLSPRFFVNPLRLTTYSSTNGGMTGFMSPGLMPVFPLRPPLDSFSFPNIIRDLSSFQSKDSLCNTGLYARLNQEK, from the exons ATGTCAAACCACCTGCAGGGGAGACATTTAAGATGCCAGCGGCGCACAGACACGCACTCACTGCGCTGGACGGTGGGAGAATTTTATTTGCAGTCCCAAAAAGCAATGGACAGTAGGATCAGACCGCTGGCTGTGGTCGGCAGCGCCGCCGGCCCGACGCTATCGGTCAGCGGCCTCCAGGTGCCCGCGTCCATCCTGCGCCCCGCGCCTCTCTTCTTGCGCTCTTGCAATCCCGCGCTGGAGAGGGGCTACCCGCGCACCCCGAAGTGCGCCAGATGCAGGAACCACGGCGTGGTGTCCGCGCTGAAAGGCCACAAGCGCTTCTGTAGCTGGAGAGACTGCGTGTGCGCAAAGTGCACCCTGATTGCGGAGAGACAGCGGGTCATGGCGGCGCAGGTGGCGCTGCGCAGGCAACAGGCGCAGGAGGAGACCGAGGCCCGCGAGCTCAGATTCTTGTACCCCGGCACGGGTATGAGTGGAGGAATCGGAATCCCTGAGGGGTCATCAGCAGTACCATCCGGTACCAACAGCACCTCGACAGCTACAAGTTTTGAAGTTTTCAGAGCGCAAAACCAAAAAGATG aTTACAAAATAAACACCTTTTACAACGGATTCACCGGTGGACACCTCTTTGCACCTCGAACCACACGTGTGGCCCCTCCAGAAGACGAGACGCAGCCGTCTCCTTGCAACGACGGTGTTGGAAGCTCATCGGAGCGATCAGAGAGCCCACAGAGGCCGCTGTCCTCTTCGGATCCAGATTCAGGGAGCGAGTCGGTGCAGAAACCCGATCACCGTCCGGGACAGGAACAGAACCCCAACGATTTCATGGCCAAGATCTTCCCCCAGCAGAAGCGTGAGGCGCTGGAGTCCATGGTGAGAACCTGTCAAGGTGACATTGTGAAGTCAATCGAGCTGGTGTTGCTGAGTTCCaaagagaacaaaatgaattgtgAGAGCTCGTCTTTGTCCGCACCCCCTGCTGCCGGACTGTCTGGAACGCTGAGCACTTCGGGGAATAAATCTGCCTTCTCCCCAATCTACGTGCCACCCACAGCCGCCGGGGAAGACAGCCTGTACGGGCTCAGCCCTCGTTTCTTTGTTAACCCGTTACGACTGACAACATATTCCTCTACAAACGGTGGCATGACGGGGTTTATGTCACCAGGACTGATGCCTGTCTTTCCGCTCCGTCCTCCTCTGGACTCCTTTTCTTTCCCAAACATAATCAGAGACCTGTCCTCCTTTCAGAGCAAAGACTCCCTCTGCAACACCGGCCTATATGCACGACTgaatcaagaaaaataa